AGTGATAATGAAGAAAATCAAACTTTATCTTGCTCCCATCCAGGGATTTACAAATTCGCTTTACAGAAACCTTTTCTCTGAATATTTCACTGGATTTGATCTGGCTATTGCACCTTTTATCGCCTCTGTGCAGGCAAAGCAGATCGGCAGATCCCATATTAAGGATATACTTCCTGAAAACAATTCGGGCATGCCTGTTATCCCCCAGATCTTGAGCAATGATCCTGATGGCTTCATTCAGCTTGCCTCTGTTTTATTCGACCTGGGATATGACACAGTGAACTGGAATCTCGGCTGTCCCTTTCCCATCGTCGCTAAGAAGAAGCGAGGTTCCGGGTTTCTTCCATATACGAAAGAGATCAGTTCGTTTCTGGATAAAGTTATCCCGGCGATTCCAAACCGGCTGTCAATAAAAACACGTACAGGATGGAAAAACAGTTCGGATATTCTGAACCTGATCCCTCTTTTCAATCGCTATCCCATTTCAGAGATTATCATTCACCCGAGAATCGGCATACAACGGTATGAGGGAGAACC
This Thermodesulfobacteriota bacterium DNA region includes the following protein-coding sequences:
- a CDS encoding tRNA-dihydrouridine synthase family protein, with translation MKKIKLYLAPIQGFTNSLYRNLFSEYFTGFDLAIAPFIASVQAKQIGRSHIKDILPENNSGMPVIPQILSNDPDGFIQLASVLFDLGYDTVNWNLGCPFPIVAKKKRGSGFLPYTKEISSFLDKVIPAIPNRLSIKTRTGWKNSSDILNLIPLFNRYPISEIIIHPRIGIQRYEGEPDLDIFEKCLELSDHRVAYNGNIENLETFRFLSSRFPKVDCWMIGRFALSNPFLPDIIKKDNDTIQDKTVIFKKFHDELVYRYSMILSGPSHLLDKMKGYWNYFACSFEDGGKLYKKVKKAKNPDQFKRVVDTFFAETPRWVESIRIKG